The following proteins are co-located in the Candidatus Nanosynbacter sp. HMT-352 genome:
- a CDS encoding GtrA family protein, translating to MNEYDILNKDNMKNGIFLKIFLFLVVGGITLLIDASISYILYHNIHLPAFLASSIGFLSGFVFNFPANRKKVFNHSQYDRFSLRSQIILYALLSIFNMVATSVIIATLVNSNILDIQWAKVIVTAVFAIWNFLVFNLFIFSKDNDKNVE from the coding sequence ATGAACGAATATGATATTCTTAATAAAGATAATATGAAAAATGGTATATTTTTAAAAATCTTTTTATTTCTTGTTGTAGGCGGTATTACGCTGCTAATAGATGCGTCAATATCGTATATTTTATATCACAATATACATTTGCCGGCTTTTTTAGCTAGTAGTATTGGCTTTTTGTCGGGATTTGTTTTTAACTTTCCTGCGAATCGTAAGAAAGTTTTTAATCATAGTCAATATGATAGATTCTCTTTAAGGTCGCAAATTATTCTCTATGCACTACTTAGTATTTTCAATATGGTGGCAACTTCAGTAATTATTGCTACATTAGTAAACTCTAACATACTGGATATCCAATGGGCGAAAGTTATAGTGACTGCAGTATTTGCAATTTGGAACTTTCTGGTTTTTAATTTATTTATTTTTTCAAAGGATAATGACAAAAATGTGGAATAA
- a CDS encoding glycosyltransferase family 2 protein — translation MYRKLETAVVIPCYNEEKMITQTIKKIPEYIDHIIAVNDASTDNTIGVLKKLKKQYSKLIIVDNKVNQGVGGALIAGYDYAIKNTKATAIGIVAGDDQFDSSYLKAMLDDFIDQSADYVKASRFFHREAFKTMPKYRQFGNIFISLLTKFSTGYYSITDITNGCGWLRREIIEKVDFSIVEKRYDYETSMLTALSIANAKVIDHAVPAHYGDEKSTIKLIPTAWRNLKAVWKGFWRRIYYKYVLYGFHPVALFLFTGMFFLIISLLLAIFLLYVKLFAHQSPTAGSVMLAVLPFILGIQLTLTALTIDVSNENNNFKK, via the coding sequence ATGTACAGAAAACTAGAGACCGCAGTCGTTATACCTTGTTATAACGAAGAGAAAATGATCACTCAAACAATAAAGAAAATACCAGAATACATAGACCACATTATAGCCGTTAATGATGCTAGCACTGATAACACTATTGGAGTCTTGAAAAAACTAAAAAAACAATATAGCAAACTTATTATTGTTGATAATAAGGTAAATCAAGGTGTCGGAGGAGCTCTTATCGCTGGATATGATTATGCGATAAAAAATACTAAAGCAACAGCTATCGGTATAGTCGCAGGAGATGATCAGTTTGATTCATCATATCTAAAGGCAATGCTGGATGATTTCATAGATCAATCAGCAGACTACGTAAAAGCAAGTAGGTTTTTCCATCGAGAAGCCTTCAAGACTATGCCAAAATATCGCCAATTTGGAAACATATTCATATCTCTACTCACCAAATTTTCTACTGGGTATTATTCTATTACAGACATCACTAACGGGTGCGGTTGGCTACGTCGTGAAATAATCGAAAAAGTCGATTTTTCTATAGTAGAAAAACGTTATGATTACGAAACTAGTATGCTGACTGCTCTGTCGATAGCTAACGCTAAAGTCATTGACCATGCTGTACCAGCACATTACGGCGACGAAAAATCAACCATCAAACTAATCCCGACAGCCTGGAGAAATCTAAAGGCTGTATGGAAAGGATTCTGGCGCAGGATTTATTACAAATATGTATTATACGGTTTTCATCCCGTAGCACTATTCTTATTTACAGGTATGTTTTTCTTAATAATATCGCTATTATTGGCTATATTTCTGTTATACGTTAAGTTATTCGCCCACCAATCACCAACCGCAGGCAGCGTAATGCTAGCTGTACTGCCGTTTATACTAGGAATACAGCTAACGTTGACAGCCCTTACAATCGATGTATCCAACGAAAATAATAACTTTAAGAAATAG
- a CDS encoding HAD family hydrolase gives MKIANRNIFIDFDGTLVDIAPRHYRVYKKCVEKMGGTPLDRKKYWELKRDNISWNELLPMSGLEVNNRDDYLKLFIDRIELLEELYRDELFVDSLSTLKKLSSNGNKLYLLSLRRNSDALDKQIEKLGIGRFFEKILSGHSDTKEGTLLKKADIVKQTIDNPEDSIIIGDTEADVAAAQQLNATSIALLSGIRSKEFLKSMEPDYLVDGIGDVANINL, from the coding sequence ATGAAAATTGCAAATAGAAATATATTTATAGATTTTGACGGTACTTTGGTCGATATTGCTCCTCGTCATTATAGAGTATATAAGAAGTGTGTCGAAAAAATGGGCGGCACACCTCTTGATCGGAAGAAATATTGGGAATTGAAACGTGATAATATTTCCTGGAATGAATTATTGCCGATGAGTGGACTTGAGGTAAATAATAGGGATGATTATCTCAAATTATTTATTGATCGCATAGAATTGTTGGAAGAATTGTATAGAGATGAGCTTTTTGTGGATAGCTTGTCTACGCTAAAAAAGCTATCCTCGAATGGTAATAAGCTATACTTACTTAGTTTAAGGCGAAATTCAGACGCTCTAGATAAGCAGATTGAAAAGTTGGGGATTGGGCGCTTTTTTGAGAAAATTTTATCAGGACATAGCGACACAAAAGAAGGCACATTATTAAAAAAGGCAGATATAGTTAAGCAAACAATAGATAATCCCGAAGACTCTATTATTATTGGAGATACTGAAGCTGATGTTGCTGCGGCTCAGCAGCTCAATGCGACCAGTATTGCTCTTTTGAGTGGAATTCGTAGTAAGGAGTTCTTGAAATCAATGGAGCCAGACTATTTAGTTGACGGTATTGGTGACGTGGCTAACATTAATCTTTAA
- a CDS encoding NAD-dependent epimerase/dehydratase family protein, translating to MKILVTGASGFVGRRFLEMAPASWEIICLGRSNIDYDDVKWVECDLSSKESSKIAADVLADKEFDVIVHLAAFVPKKSIEDSLEKCKEGNIDGTINLLTYFGKKAKKIIIGSTVEAYDKTKINGPITEDNVVSGSSYYSSTKIASEVIAQSFAQKNNKELTILRFSIMYGGYDPIARAIPNFIRAAKSGDNLTINGPLVLRDYVHIDDVASSIICAVNSAGAGVVNIGTGRGVSIKETAESIIKSMRSSSCINIMSDSGGCDIVIDISKAESLLDYHPKVFFPDKIKEMGDLYENCK from the coding sequence GTGAAAATTCTCGTTACTGGTGCATCTGGTTTTGTTGGCAGGCGTTTTTTGGAAATGGCGCCTGCCAGCTGGGAGATAATTTGTTTAGGCAGATCTAATATTGATTATGATGATGTTAAGTGGGTTGAATGCGACTTGTCTAGTAAGGAGAGCTCAAAGATAGCTGCTGATGTATTGGCTGATAAAGAGTTTGACGTTATAGTTCATTTGGCGGCTTTTGTACCAAAAAAATCTATCGAAGACAGTTTAGAGAAGTGCAAGGAAGGTAATATAGATGGGACTATTAATCTTCTAACGTATTTTGGTAAAAAGGCAAAAAAGATTATTATCGGCAGTACTGTAGAAGCTTATGATAAAACAAAAATTAATGGTCCGATTACGGAAGATAATGTCGTGTCTGGTAGTTCATATTATAGTTCCACTAAGATAGCTAGCGAAGTAATTGCTCAATCATTTGCGCAAAAAAATAATAAAGAGCTTACCATTCTGCGATTTTCAATAATGTATGGCGGATATGACCCAATTGCTAGAGCTATCCCTAATTTCATTAGAGCGGCTAAGTCTGGAGATAATCTGACTATCAATGGTCCACTAGTTCTTCGCGACTATGTACATATTGACGATGTAGCTAGTAGTATTATATGTGCAGTTAATTCGGCGGGTGCTGGAGTGGTCAATATTGGGACGGGTAGGGGAGTCTCTATTAAAGAAACAGCGGAGTCAATTATTAAAAGTATGCGATCTAGTAGCTGTATAAATATTATGTCCGATAGCGGTGGTTGCGATATAGTGATTGATATATCAAAGGCAGAGAGTCTACTTGATTATCATCCTAAAGTGTTCTTTCCAGATAAAATTAAGGAGATGGGTGATCTCTATGAAAATTGCAAATAG
- a CDS encoding Gfo/Idh/MocA family protein, whose amino-acid sequence MTNNKEGKIRVAVIGTGNMGRNHVRNYFMLPESELVAIADVNPAAKSLADEYKTKFFTDYKEMLERVHPDAVSVVVPTPFHLEVATEVMSRGINCMLEKPIASSVEEADKLIACAEENGVTFTVGHIERFNPVIKKLKQMIDDNAIGDITSVVCKRVGGFPAVEPKTDVIIDLAVHDVDIVNYLLGQKPKAIHSHGSRTRHSKKIDSAEILMDYGRASGFIQANWLTPVKIRTIALTGSLGYLEANYITQELTYYKHNMKEIQKDGFTEFVLQVGDPEKRVIKVDFEEPLAAELKAFMAKSMGRTASIVDPVDAREALKISLEAVAPFDVK is encoded by the coding sequence ATGACTAATAATAAAGAAGGTAAAATAAGGGTTGCTGTCATTGGCACTGGAAATATGGGGCGCAATCATGTGCGTAATTATTTCATGCTTCCAGAATCTGAGCTAGTGGCAATAGCAGACGTTAATCCAGCCGCAAAATCGCTAGCTGACGAATACAAAACAAAATTCTTTACTGATTACAAGGAAATGCTTGAGAGAGTTCATCCAGATGCCGTGTCTGTGGTTGTGCCTACTCCATTTCATCTTGAAGTTGCAACTGAGGTGATGTCTCGAGGTATTAATTGTATGCTTGAAAAACCAATTGCATCTTCGGTGGAAGAGGCTGATAAGCTAATTGCTTGTGCTGAGGAAAATGGAGTTACGTTTACAGTTGGTCATATAGAGAGGTTTAATCCAGTTATTAAGAAGCTGAAGCAGATGATCGATGATAATGCTATAGGTGACATAACATCGGTAGTATGTAAGCGTGTTGGTGGTTTTCCTGCTGTCGAGCCAAAAACGGATGTGATTATTGACCTTGCAGTTCATGACGTTGATATAGTTAACTATCTATTAGGACAAAAACCTAAAGCTATTCATAGCCACGGATCGCGTACTCGTCATAGTAAAAAAATTGACTCAGCAGAAATATTAATGGATTATGGTAGAGCGTCAGGATTTATTCAGGCTAATTGGCTGACTCCAGTAAAAATTCGCACCATTGCACTGACTGGATCGTTAGGTTATCTAGAGGCTAATTATATAACACAGGAGCTTACATATTATAAACATAATATGAAAGAAATTCAGAAAGATGGATTTACTGAATTTGTTTTGCAAGTTGGTGATCCAGAAAAGCGTGTGATAAAAGTTGATTTTGAAGAGCCTTTAGCTGCTGAATTGAAAGCTTTTATGGCTAAATCTATGGGCAGGACGGCATCAATTGTTGATCCGGTAGATGCGCGCGAAGCGTTAAAAATATCATTAGAGGCTGTTGCGCCTTTTGACGTTAAATAG
- a CDS encoding DegT/DnrJ/EryC1/StrS family aminotransferase — MINIASPVIEEEERRAVNEVIESGMLAQGPKVAELEESWAKYCGVKHALAVNSGTAAIHCALYAAGVGEGDEVITTPYSFIATINPILMLGARPVLVDIDEETFNIDVSKIEAAITDKTKAIIPVDLYGQPCDWKELREIADKHELKIIEDACQAIGAEYDGVKTGALGDFGCFSLYATKNIMCGEGGVVTTNSDDAAAAIRSFRQHGMTSSYEYADLGYNYRMSDLHGAIAVEQLKKVENFTNRRQHNANMLNEALAGIEKIVLPKIASNRNHVYHQYTILLDKSIRRDDFIAKLREKGVGTGVYYPKPLHVYPHISKLGYKVGDFPVAEDLAARVVSLPVHPKVTDADIEVIASAIKEAVND, encoded by the coding sequence ATGATAAATATTGCATCACCCGTTATAGAGGAAGAGGAGCGTCGGGCAGTAAATGAAGTTATAGAGTCAGGTATGCTGGCTCAGGGTCCGAAAGTCGCTGAACTTGAAGAGAGTTGGGCTAAATATTGTGGAGTGAAGCATGCTTTAGCTGTGAATAGCGGCACGGCTGCTATCCACTGTGCTTTATATGCAGCAGGAGTTGGTGAAGGCGATGAAGTTATCACTACGCCATATAGCTTTATTGCTACGATCAACCCTATACTAATGTTGGGTGCTCGACCAGTTCTTGTAGACATAGATGAGGAAACATTTAATATCGATGTTTCAAAAATAGAAGCAGCTATTACAGATAAGACTAAGGCTATAATCCCAGTTGATTTGTATGGTCAACCTTGCGATTGGAAGGAATTGCGAGAAATTGCAGATAAGCACGAACTAAAAATTATTGAAGATGCATGTCAGGCAATTGGCGCAGAATATGACGGCGTGAAAACTGGTGCCTTGGGTGATTTTGGATGTTTTTCACTGTATGCTACAAAGAATATTATGTGTGGTGAAGGTGGCGTTGTTACCACTAATAGCGATGATGCTGCGGCTGCTATTCGCTCATTCAGACAGCACGGAATGACTTCATCTTACGAGTACGCTGATTTGGGATATAACTATCGTATGTCAGACTTGCACGGTGCTATCGCCGTTGAGCAATTAAAGAAAGTAGAAAACTTTACGAATAGGCGACAGCATAACGCTAATATGTTAAATGAAGCGTTGGCTGGAATTGAAAAGATAGTCCTACCGAAGATTGCAAGCAACAGAAATCACGTATATCACCAATATACTATTTTACTAGATAAGAGTATACGAAGAGATGATTTTATAGCTAAATTAAGAGAAAAAGGAGTTGGTACTGGAGTTTATTATCCAAAACCGTTGCACGTATATCCACATATTTCAAAACTTGGGTATAAAGTGGGAGATTTTCCTGTTGCCGAAGATTTGGCTGCAAGAGTTGTGTCTTTGCCTGTTCATCCAAAAGTTACAGATGCTGATATTGAAGTAATTGCTAGCGCAATTAAGGAAGCTGTAAATGACTAA